A DNA window from Deltaproteobacteria bacterium contains the following coding sequences:
- a CDS encoding RNA polymerase factor sigma-32 encodes MAEVRRYPLLTREQEQELARRYRETGDKRAAEALVTSNLRFVVKVAAEYSRFGARLIDLVQEGNVGLMHAVREFNPYKGVRLITYAVWWIRGYIQDYLMRQYSMVRIGTTQSQRKLFYRLQKEKDLLESMGEEPTVQLLSSRLGVSESDVESMSMRLKGRDVSLQTSVDDSGKTTLLDFEASNDLPIDEKIGQDEMLSLLHEGIEELRGSLNDRERELLEDRLLADEPLTLQEIGEKYGVTREAVRQMENRLMLKIRNILEERLKA; translated from the coding sequence ATGGCGGAAGTCCGCCGTTACCCGCTTCTTACGAGAGAGCAGGAACAAGAGTTAGCTCGGCGCTACCGCGAGACCGGAGACAAACGAGCCGCCGAAGCACTGGTCACAAGCAATCTTCGGTTTGTTGTCAAAGTCGCTGCCGAATATTCACGATTTGGTGCACGCCTCATTGATCTTGTCCAAGAAGGCAACGTTGGTCTTATGCACGCCGTTAGGGAGTTCAATCCTTACAAAGGCGTACGATTGATCACGTACGCAGTCTGGTGGATTCGCGGCTACATTCAGGATTATCTCATGCGACAGTATTCGATGGTTCGCATTGGTACGACTCAGTCACAAAGAAAATTGTTTTATCGGCTGCAAAAAGAGAAAGACCTTCTCGAGTCCATGGGCGAAGAGCCAACAGTTCAGTTGCTGTCCAGTCGATTGGGTGTCAGCGAATCAGATGTTGAATCTATGAGTATGCGGCTAAAAGGTCGCGATGTTTCGCTGCAAACCTCGGTCGATGATTCTGGAAAAACCACTCTCCTAGATTTTGAGGCATCAAATGATTTGCCGATCGATGAAAAAATTGGCCAAGACGAGATGCTTTCACTTCTTCACGAAGGTATTGAGGAATTGCGCGGCTCGCTAAATGATCGTGAGCGAGAACTTTTGGAGGATCGCCTCCTTGCCGATGAACCTCTGACACTTCAAGAAATCGGCGAAAAGTATGGCGTCACGCGCGAGGCCGTTCGTCAGATGGAAAATAGGTTGATGCTAAAAATTAGAAACATTCTTGAAGAGCGATTGAAGGCTTAA
- a CDS encoding polyhydroxyalkanoic acid system family protein has product MPKFKVESKSALSQAEAYSRMKQLLENDQDLRKMDASCKVSFSDNSHSGLIKGSKFSAELNVTAQGTGSNVTIEVDLPLMLLPVKGMVQATLEKKMSRALT; this is encoded by the coding sequence GTGCCCAAATTCAAAGTTGAATCGAAGTCGGCGCTGAGCCAGGCGGAAGCCTACTCGCGAATGAAACAGTTGCTCGAAAATGATCAGGACCTAAGAAAAATGGACGCATCGTGCAAGGTTAGCTTCAGCGACAATAGCCATTCGGGACTGATAAAGGGTTCCAAGTTTTCGGCTGAGCTCAATGTTACGGCCCAGGGAACTGGCTCCAACGTGACGATCGAAGTCGATCTACCGTTGATGCTTTTACCGGTAAAGGGCATGGTGCAGGCGACACTCGAGAAAAAAATGTCGAGGGCCCTCACCTAA
- a CDS encoding MinD/ParA family protein: MGYSSEVTGRSTKVISVTSGKGGVGKSTIVANLAIEFEKRGKRVLLFDGDLGMANLDIMFQVKPTMSVADVIHGGADLRDVLVPLTPSISLIPGGTGVFELQKLPTSAKQILLDQVSDLGTIYDIMLIDTAPGIADNVLYLNSAAQEITVVLTPDPSSLADAYALIKVLNVRQRETKFNVICNQVRDEQDGQKIFDRLQSVAARFLPVSLSYRGSIPSDPHLRQSTRSQQLVCRTFPQAESAKAINALANSLLGVEQAGFGEVECKGSLQFFWKQLIGAA, encoded by the coding sequence ATGGGTTATTCAAGTGAAGTAACAGGTCGGTCCACTAAAGTGATTTCAGTGACGTCAGGCAAAGGTGGAGTTGGCAAAAGTACGATCGTCGCCAATCTTGCGATCGAGTTTGAAAAACGGGGCAAACGCGTGCTTCTTTTTGACGGAGATCTTGGAATGGCAAACCTCGATATCATGTTCCAAGTGAAACCGACGATGTCGGTCGCCGACGTGATTCATGGGGGAGCAGATCTGCGTGATGTTTTAGTGCCGCTGACTCCTTCGATAAGCCTGATCCCTGGCGGAACCGGTGTGTTTGAACTGCAAAAGCTCCCGACAAGTGCCAAGCAAATATTGCTTGATCAAGTTAGTGACCTCGGCACGATCTACGACATTATGCTTATCGATACTGCCCCCGGCATTGCTGATAACGTTCTCTATCTAAATTCAGCGGCGCAGGAAATCACAGTCGTCTTAACGCCGGACCCATCATCCCTGGCGGATGCCTACGCTCTTATAAAAGTACTGAACGTTAGGCAGCGTGAAACGAAATTCAACGTGATCTGCAATCAAGTCCGAGACGAACAAGATGGCCAGAAAATTTTTGATCGCCTCCAATCCGTCGCCGCTCGATTTTTACCTGTGTCGCTTTCTTATCGTGGGTCAATTCCGTCCGATCCGCATTTGCGGCAGTCCACACGCTCACAGCAGCTAGTGTGTCGAACTTTTCCCCAGGCGGAGTCCGCAAAAGCAATAAATGCATTGGCGAATTCTCTCTTGGGAGTTGAACAAGCTGGATTCGGCGAGGTCGAGTGTAAAGGAAGTTTACAGTTTTTCTGGAAACAGTTAATCGGCGCAGCCTAA
- a CDS encoding flagellar biosynthesis protein FlhF — translation MRVKKFEAKSMKDALRMVKAELGPEAVILGARENKRSFGIAGETSFEVTAAVSESTLQKKRFVESRLKEDDKEKFRTADARAQRRMIEKMVDKRTQSQAVAARQASDAADWRPRPITKISYIDIQDEAPAQAQKPRETAKVYAPRAGVRQPAQSLGQTSVQASAAAVKPAPKATRPPASIDGIEANRSGMADVRGKIRSLAREAFEAGGMIESAPPKATVPTTAVGHSAGQNGAQEIISLKSEIHRLQSLLEGFQKVPQTFQGAAHPGAEFGLGYDFSRCYQKLVEAGVAGDLAAEILTRASQEIDSFNAKKPAIVEAWVAKWLLHNISVCTRPLAGKVHVFVGPMGGGKTSQLVKTAAQLVIREKKKVAIVTTDTSKVGAVDQLKIYCQILNVPFAIIRDRSEWEWLESQLGSIDHVLIDSPGLGLRDMDEIQKIRSLMPSAEGAAIHLCLSSSMKESDALEVVRRFRVVQPTDLVFTALDLSVQHGVIATVQLRSGLPIHSFGIGARVPEDFEVATKERVLDLLFKLSSLKRTTEK, via the coding sequence ATGCGGGTTAAGAAATTCGAAGCCAAGTCCATGAAAGATGCTTTGCGTATGGTGAAAGCCGAGCTTGGGCCAGAAGCGGTCATACTTGGTGCGCGCGAAAACAAACGATCTTTTGGAATCGCAGGAGAGACCTCTTTCGAAGTGACGGCAGCGGTTTCCGAATCGACCCTCCAAAAAAAGCGGTTTGTGGAGTCGCGCTTAAAAGAAGACGATAAAGAAAAATTTCGGACGGCGGACGCTCGCGCTCAAAGACGAATGATTGAAAAAATGGTCGATAAGCGAACGCAGTCACAAGCGGTAGCAGCTCGCCAAGCCAGCGACGCTGCGGACTGGCGTCCTCGTCCAATCACAAAAATCAGCTATATCGACATTCAAGATGAAGCTCCGGCGCAAGCACAAAAACCACGAGAAACTGCAAAGGTTTATGCGCCTCGTGCAGGCGTTCGGCAACCGGCCCAATCGCTTGGTCAAACTTCCGTTCAAGCTTCTGCAGCTGCGGTGAAGCCGGCACCGAAAGCCACGAGACCGCCTGCAAGCATCGATGGGATAGAGGCAAATCGAAGCGGAATGGCGGATGTCCGAGGGAAAATTAGAAGTCTTGCTCGTGAAGCGTTCGAAGCGGGCGGCATGATTGAATCCGCTCCACCCAAAGCCACAGTGCCCACAACGGCAGTAGGCCATTCAGCTGGTCAAAATGGAGCGCAAGAAATAATTTCTTTGAAAAGTGAAATTCATCGACTGCAAAGTCTGCTTGAGGGATTTCAAAAAGTTCCGCAGACCTTTCAAGGGGCGGCACATCCCGGGGCTGAGTTTGGGTTAGGTTACGATTTTAGCCGGTGCTATCAAAAGCTAGTTGAAGCCGGGGTGGCGGGCGATCTCGCGGCGGAAATTTTAACGCGTGCTTCGCAAGAAATCGATTCGTTCAACGCCAAAAAGCCTGCCATTGTCGAGGCGTGGGTGGCGAAATGGCTGCTTCATAATATTTCAGTTTGCACCCGGCCATTGGCGGGCAAAGTTCACGTCTTCGTTGGTCCAATGGGTGGAGGAAAAACCTCACAGCTAGTTAAGACGGCCGCGCAGCTTGTGATTCGCGAAAAGAAAAAAGTGGCGATCGTTACTACAGATACGTCAAAGGTCGGCGCCGTCGATCAATTAAAGATTTATTGCCAGATTCTAAATGTTCCGTTTGCAATCATTCGCGATCGCTCTGAATGGGAATGGCTAGAAAGCCAGTTAGGCTCGATCGATCACGTTCTCATCGATTCGCCCGGCCTTGGCCTTCGCGATATGGACGAAATTCAAAAGATTCGTTCCCTTATGCCGTCGGCAGAAGGTGCAGCGATTCATTTATGTCTTTCGTCCTCGATGAAAGAGTCCGACGCGCTAGAGGTGGTCCGCCGCTTCCGCGTTGTCCAACCGACAGATCTGGTTTTTACCGCTCTCGATCTCAGCGTTCAACACGGAGTAATTGCCACCGTGCAATTGCGCTCCGGACTTCCGATTCATTCGTTCGGTATCGGCGCAAGGGTCCCCGAGGACTTCGAGGTCGCCACCAAGGAACGAGTCCTAGATCTTCTTTTCAAACTTAGCAGCCTCAAGCGCACCACGGAGAAATAA
- a CDS encoding FliA/WhiG family RNA polymerase sigma factor has translation MMNNSLLKKYKEEPTRLNPKEREELIREYTPLIKFIAQKIAVRLPSNIELDDLISSGVIGLMDAIEKYDPTRDNKFKTYAEFRIRGAILDELRAQDWVPRSVRDKAKLLDKTVADLEAATGRQATDEEVAAKLNMTLDEFFELVNQVRPVSVLSIDEIASFSNVDKKSLMSLLEDVKVANPYIQLNLKSVKDVITGAIEELPERQRLVLSLYYYEDLNLKEIGKVLRVTESRVSQLHAQAISRLRQKLTAFFKEQNNEAS, from the coding sequence ATGATGAATAACTCGTTACTCAAGAAGTATAAGGAAGAGCCCACGCGCCTGAACCCAAAAGAGCGTGAAGAACTCATCCGTGAATATACGCCGCTGATCAAATTCATCGCGCAAAAAATTGCGGTTCGTCTTCCCTCAAACATCGAGCTTGATGACCTGATTTCAAGCGGTGTTATTGGTTTGATGGACGCGATCGAAAAGTACGATCCCACGCGTGACAATAAATTTAAAACTTATGCTGAGTTTCGAATTCGTGGAGCGATCTTAGACGAACTTCGAGCTCAAGATTGGGTGCCGCGCTCGGTCCGCGACAAGGCGAAGCTTCTAGACAAAACAGTTGCCGATTTAGAAGCGGCGACAGGGCGTCAGGCTACGGACGAGGAAGTGGCAGCGAAGCTTAATATGACGTTGGACGAATTCTTCGAACTTGTTAATCAGGTTCGTCCGGTGTCGGTATTATCGATTGACGAAATTGCGTCTTTTTCTAACGTCGATAAGAAATCTTTGATGTCTCTTCTGGAAGACGTAAAAGTCGCCAACCCATACATTCAGCTAAATTTGAAATCCGTCAAAGACGTCATCACCGGTGCGATCGAAGAGCTGCCGGAGCGCCAGCGTCTGGTCCTGTCTTTGTATTACTACGAGGATTTGAACTTGAAGGAGATTGGTAAAGTCTTACGCGTGACTGAGAGCCGTGTGTCGCAGTTACATGCACAGGCAATCAGCCGTCTTCGTCAGAAGCTAACCGCTTTCTTTAAAGAACAGAATAACGAAGCTAGTTAA